GAAAGAGAGATGTACGCCTATGAAATTTGGCAAGCACTAGGAAAACCCCTAAAGTATCAAGCCGTTCATCAGCATATAAAGGAATTACAAGAGTTAGGCCTCATAAAGGAGGCATATAGAAAGGGGAAGAGGATATATTACAAGCTGACTGAGAGAGGTAGAAGGCTTATTGAAAATCTTGAGTAGAGGGTGGTGAGTGATGAGGATAGTTTTTGACATAGGGGGTTCGGTACTGGTTCCAGAAAAACCAGACGTGGATTTCATTACGAAGCTAGGATATGAGCTGACAAAAATAAGTGAAGATCATGAGATCGCAATAGTTGTTGGAGGAGGGAAGGTAGCTAGGGAGTACATAGAAGTCGCCTCCAAATTTAACACCAACGAAACGTTCAAGGATTACTTGGGAATCCAAATAACAAGAGCAAATGCAATGCTTTTAATTGCAGCCCTTAAGGAAAGGGCATATCCTCAAGTCGTTTCTGACTTCTGGGAAGCTTGGAAAGCTATTCAGCTAAAGAAGATTCCAGTTATGGGTGGCACTCACCCAGGGCATACAACCGATGCAGTCTCCGCACTGCTAGCAGAGTTTTTGAGTGCAGATCTCCTAGTCGTAATAACTAACGTTGATGGTGTTTACACTGAAGATCCAAAAAAGAATCCAAATGCAAAGAAGATACCCAAAATGAAAGCTAAAGATCTTGTTGATATCGTGAGCAGAGAAGCCGGAAAAGCTGGAGTGAGTACCGTTATAGATCCTCTAGCCGCTAAAATAATAATGAGAAGCGGAATAAAAACGTACGTTATTGGTAAGGAAGATGCATTAAAGTTATTTGATGTTATCAAGGGAAATCACAATGGAACAATAATCGAGCCATGAGCTTATTGTTTCACCTTGAAGATGCTTAAAAATCAGTGGTGTATCATTTTGATCATAAAACATTCAAAAACATCTCTCTAATTCCCTTATTTTTTGAGATGTTTAACCTAGTGTAAATGAACTTCATAATTTTATTACTAATTGTTATAATTTGGATCTTCTATTTTCCACAAAGTGAACCAAGATCGAAAAGCTTATTAGCGAGGTGCCTGGTTATATCTCTTTGGATAACCTTCCCTGGTGATGTAAGATGAATAGGGCCTTGCTAAGCCTTCTATTAGTTGGAGTACTAGTTTTAGGAACCATGGCAAGTGGTTGTATTGGAGGGGGTACACAGACTCAATCACCAACCCAAACTCAATCACCAACTCAGACACAGTCTCCAACTCAAACCGGTTCTCCAACCCAGACACAGTCCCCCACTCAAACCCAGGCTCCCCAAGGTGTAACTAAGGCAATACTCGAACTTGATAAGGTTACGGTAGTTGATACCGGAACTGCAATAGTTGTGGTCGGTCCAAAGGGAGCACAGCCAAAGGTTCAAATACCAAGTGGTAAGAAGGTTATTAAGATAACCTACGAAGTAGATGAA
This Pyrococcus horikoshii OT3 DNA region includes the following protein-coding sequences:
- the pyrH gene encoding UMP kinase, with the protein product MRIVFDIGGSVLVPEKPDVDFITKLGYELTKISEDHEIAIVVGGGKVAREYIEVASKFNTNETFKDYLGIQITRANAMLLIAALKERAYPQVVSDFWEAWKAIQLKKIPVMGGTHPGHTTDAVSALLAEFLSADLLVVITNVDGVYTEDPKKNPNAKKIPKMKAKDLVDIVSREAGKAGVSTVIDPLAAKIIMRSGIKTYVIGKEDALKLFDVIKGNHNGTIIEP